A region from the Malus domestica chromosome 07, GDT2T_hap1 genome encodes:
- the LOC103420748 gene encoding uncharacterized protein isoform X2, with protein MLTNQQAQFQVTLQNQQPDLRRTMLEEIRQIRAELRPSSTERTSSIPTFGSTPSTSSLSATPAPSLFLRVHSGSAPQLSQAQKLLQFHSSAHTYKQKHKLLHLRFTYSIPDITRRSLKGPGTRGIAFQSSRNTRPPSLCLDDPWSTCC; from the exons ATGTTGACAAATCAGCAAGCCCAGTTTCAGGTGACTCTGCAAAACCAACAACCTGACCTCCGACGAACGATGTTAGAGGAGATTCGTCAGATTCGAGCCGAACTGAGGCCGTCGTCGACTGAGAGAACATCATCAATCCCGACTTTTGGATCGACTCCCTCTACCTCCTCCTTGTCCGCGACTCCTGCTCCGTCTCTCTTCTTGCGAGTTCACTCGGGTTCTGCTCCCCAGCTATCTCAAGCACAAAAACTTCTCCAGTTTCATTCGTCAGCTCATACATAC aaacaaaaacataaactccTTCATCTACGATTCACTTATTCCATTCCAG ATATTACTCGGAGAAGTTTGAAGGGCCCTGGGACAAGGGGGATTGCATTTCAGAGTAGCAGAAATACAAGGCCACCCTCTCTTTGC CTGGACGATCCATGGAGCACATGTTGTTGA
- the LOC103420748 gene encoding uncharacterized protein isoform X1, whose translation MLTNQQAQFQVTLQNQQPDLRRTMLEEIRQIRAELRPSSTERTSSIPTFGSTPSTSSLSATPAPSLFLRVHSGSAPQLSQAQKLLQFHSSAHTYKQKHKLLHLRFTYSIPDITRRSLKGPGTRGIAFQSSRNTRPPSLCLSSSSSFFFQWQSWTIHGAHVVEPFAAIGLVQFE comes from the exons ATGTTGACAAATCAGCAAGCCCAGTTTCAGGTGACTCTGCAAAACCAACAACCTGACCTCCGACGAACGATGTTAGAGGAGATTCGTCAGATTCGAGCCGAACTGAGGCCGTCGTCGACTGAGAGAACATCATCAATCCCGACTTTTGGATCGACTCCCTCTACCTCCTCCTTGTCCGCGACTCCTGCTCCGTCTCTCTTCTTGCGAGTTCACTCGGGTTCTGCTCCCCAGCTATCTCAAGCACAAAAACTTCTCCAGTTTCATTCGTCAGCTCATACATAC aaacaaaaacataaactccTTCATCTACGATTCACTTATTCCATTCCAG ATATTACTCGGAGAAGTTTGAAGGGCCCTGGGACAAGGGGGATTGCATTTCAGAGTAGCAGAAATACAAGGCCACCCTCTCTTTGC ttgtcatcttcttcttcgttcttTTTTCAATGGCAAAGCTGGACGATCCATGGAGCACATGTTGTTGAGCCTTTTGCTGCTATTGGTCTGGTCCAATTCGAATGA
- the LOC103425889 gene encoding probable LRR receptor-like serine/threonine-protein kinase At3g47570, translating to MGLAGVIPPHLGNLSFLVELGLENNSFHGPLPQELSRLRRLKEINFGNNNFMGTIPSWFGSFAKLQTIRLYGNGFSGFIPTAIFNLSALETIDLGWNQLSGSIPREIGNLTMVKGIYLDDNKFEELPNEMGNLVQLEELSLYSNALKASALVPIFNISSLTFLNLYENNMSGSLPDNICEHLSSIRKFSFARNQLDGLIPSKLWQCKELRIISLHSNNFRGSIPKSLANLTYLTTIILSDNHLTGTIPDEIGDLPHLEFLDLGINNLSGVIPSKLFNLSMIRVIGLPSNQLSGSLPTNIGLNAPNLEILYVAGTNLVGGLLPNLSNASKLRELDMSENSFTGFLPSTLCSLKNLERLFLDSNNLTIDASTPQAPSTLSCLFNLRNLTSLYLGDNPLNTTIPASRRNLSTSLLYVSLFRSNIRGNIPVEIGNLSSLISLELGNNQLSGAIPTSIQRLQNLQVLDLHDNELQGHIPYELCQLNNLADLYLHGNRLSGSIPSCLGTLAVALRSLWLGSNLLTSKIPSSLWELKYLLYLNLSSNSLVGPLSEDIGKLKEVLNMDLSNNHFSGNIPDSIGGLQKMINLSLANNYLEGPIPSSFKTLLSLEFLDLSKNNLSGVIPKSLEALLYLKHLNLSFNKLQGEIPTGGPFGNFSDDSFVSNGALCGTSRLHFPLCKYRTKVEPNWRKAKYIMPGVMSVILLAAAALILVLCRKRNVEVVRETALLRQVLWRRISRLELVRATNGLHDSNLLGTGGFGSVYRGTLSDGIDIALKVFNLQLEGAFKSFAKECEMLSNIRHRNLIKIISCCDELDFKALVLQLMPNGSLEQWLYSPNRSMTILQRLDIMKDVALALEYLHQGYSIPIVHCDVKPSNILLDDDMVAHVADFGIARLIGSGDSMTETMTLATVGYMAPEFGMEGSVSTSGDVYSFGIVLMETFTKRKPTDEMFVGEMNLKQWIADSLFLNAAIDEVVDADILGTEEDGGFVSRSDCLSSVMRLALACTAALPKERINMKDAAVALYKIKVKYLKDSGGVNS from the exons ATGGGTCTTGCCGGAGTTATTCCACCGCATCTAGGCAACCTCTCATTTCTCGTTGAGTTGGGCCTTGAGAATAATAGCTTTCATGGTCCCCTACCGCAAGAACTGTCTCGTTTGCGCCGGTTGAAGGAGATTAACTTTGGAAACAACAACTTTATGGGAACCATTCCTTCGTGGTTTGGGTCCTTTGCTAAACTTCAAACCATCAGATTGTACGGTAATGGCTTCTCGGGTTTCATACCGACTGCTATCTTCAACTTATCTGCACTCGAAACAATTGATCTAGGCTGGAACCAACTATCGG GTAGCATACCCAGAGAAATAGGCAACTTAACAATGGTGAAGGGCATATACCTTGACGACAACAAGTTCGAAG AACTTCCGAACGAGATGGGCAATTTAGTTCAGCTGGAGGAGTTATCTTTGTATTCCAATGCCCTAAAAGCCTCTGCTCTTGTGCCTATCTTCAACATATCTTCTTTGACTTTTTTGAATCTATACGAAAACAACATGAGTGGCAGTCTTCCGGACAATATATGTGAGCATCTTTCGAGTATTCGAAAATTCAGTTTCGCTCGAAACCAGCTTGACGGTCTGATTCCCTCCAAACTGTGGCAATGCAAAGAGCTTCGTATAATCTCATTACACTCTAACAATTTCCGTGGAAGCATACCCAAAAGTCTTGCCAATTTGACCTACTTAACCACGATTATTCTTAGTGATAATCATTTAACAG GTACAATACCAGATGAGATTGGTGATCTTCCGCATTTAGAGTTTTTGGATCTGGGTATTAATAATCTCAGTGGCGTCATCCCATCCAAACTCTTCAATCTCTCCATGATAAGAGTAATAGGGCTTCCTTCCAATCAGCTCTCAGGTAGCCTCCCAACAAACATCGGTCTTAACGCTCCAAACCTAGAAATCCTTTATGTAGCCGGAACTAACCTCGTGGGTGGACTACTCCCTAACCTCTCCAATGCTTCCAAGCTCAGGGAGCTAGACATGAGCGAAAACTCATTTACCGGGTTTCTTCCTAGCACGCTCTGTTCCTTGAAAAACCTTGAGCGTCTTTTCTTGGACTCGAATAATTTGACAATTGATGCTTCTACTCCACAAGCACCAAGCACTCTCTCTTGCTTGTTTAATCTTAGAAACTTGACAAGCTTATACTTGGGAGACAATCCACTAAACACCACGATTCCAGCTTCTCGCAGGAATCTCTCTACGTCACTCCTATATGTGAGTTTATTCCGTTCCAACATTAGGGGCAACATTCCAGTAGAAATTGGCAACTTGAGCAGCTTGATATCACTAGAGCTGGGAAACAATCAGTTGAGTGGAGCAATTCCAACTTCAATACAAAGGCTACAAAATCTCCAAGTTTTGGATTTGCATGATAATGAACTGCAAGGACATATCCCGTATGAACTCTGTCAACTAAACAACCTAGCCGATTTATATTTGCATGGTAATCGGCTCTCTGGTTCTATTCCTTCCTGCTTGGGTACTTTGGCAGTAGCTCTAAGATCTCTATGGTTAGGGTCCAATTTGTTAACTTCAAAAATACCATCTTCCTTGTGGGAACTCAAGTATTTATTGTACCTCAACTTGTCATCCAATTCTCTAGTTGGACCACTCTCGGAAGACATCGGAAAGTTGAAAGAAGTGCTGAATATGGACTTGTCAAATAACCATTTCTCCGGAAACATTCCCGATAGCATTGGGGGTCTTCAGAAAATGATTAATTTGTCCTTGGCAAACAATTATTTAGAAGGCCCTATTCCCAGTTCATTTAAAACCTTGCTAAGCCTAGAATTCTTGGATTTGTCCAAAAACAATCTATCTGGAGTGATCCCAAAGTCATTGGAAGCACTCTTGTATCTCAAGCATCTGAATTTGTCTTTCAACAAACTCCAAGGAGAAATTCCAACCGGCGGGCCTTTCGGAAACTTCTCTGATGATTCATTTGTATCAAACGGTGCACTCTGCGGTACTTCCCGACTCCATTTTCCATTATGCAAATATAGAACAAAAGTTGAGCCAAATTGGAGGAAAGCTAAATATATCATGCCAGGGGTCATGTCAGTAATACTCCTAGCGGCTGCTGCATTGATTCTGGTGCTATGCAGGAAAAGGAATGTTGAAGTTGTAAGAGAAACTGCCTTGCTACGTCAAGTTCTTTGGAGAAGAATTTCGCGCCTAGAACTTGTAAGGGCGACAAATGGACTTCACGACAGTAACTTACTAGGCACAGGGGGGTTTGGCTCAGTATACAGAGGAACACTGTCAGACGGGATAGATATCGCCCTCAAGGTTTTCAATTTACAGCTAGAAGGGGCATTCAAGAGTTTTGCGAAGGAATGTGAAATGCTAAGCAATATCCGTCATCGGAATCTCATTAAAATCATAAGTTGTTGCGATGAACTTGATTTCAAAGCCCTGGTGCTTCAATTGATGCCTAATGGAAGCCTCGAACAGTGGTTGTATTCTCCAAACCGCTCCATGACTATCCTGCAGAGGTTGGACATAATGAAAGATGTTGCATTGGCACTAGAATATCTTCATCAAGGTTACTCGATACCTATCGTTCATTGTGACGTGAAACCAAGCAATATACTATTAGATGATGATATGGTTGCACATGTTGCTGATTTTGGCATTGCAAGACTCATCGGCAGTGGAGATTCGATGACGGAAACAATGACCCTAGCCACAGTTGGATACATGGCTCCAG AGTTCGGGATGGAAGGAAGCGTTTCGACGAGTGGGGATGTGTATAGTTTTGGTATTGTACTCATGGAGACATTCACAAAAAGGAAGCCAACGGATGAGATGTTTGTTggggaaatgaatttaaagcaATGGATTGCAGATTCATTATTTCTAAATGCTGCTATAGACGAAGTTGTGGATGCCGATATACTTGGGACGGAGGAAGATGGTGGTTTCGTGAGCAGGAGTGATTGCTTGTCATCCGTTATGAGATTAGCTTTAGCTTGCACTGCAGCATTGCCGAAAGAAAGGATTAACATGAAAGATGCTGCAGTCGCACTCTATAAAATCAAGGTTAAGTATTTGAAGGACTCTGGAGGAGTGAATTCTTAG
- the LOC139197822 gene encoding protein NETWORKED 4A-like: MALQDDISRLKVEVADKNGHVEAVNEDLDMFKLKYDMLMAEKNELNARAQTLMANVSSRDNQIQEMAGHLSRLQTEHEGLIVGSESARRLVDELKTRVEELQKEVKRQSVVISDGAEEKREVIRQLCFSLEHNRSGYQELRQAFTGHRQRLVCF; encoded by the coding sequence ATGGCATTGCAAGATGATATAAGCCGCCTGAAGGTAGAAGTTGCTGATAAAAATGGACATGTGGAAGCTGTAAATGAAGACTTGGACATGTTTAAACTGAAATATGACATGCTGATGGCGGAGAAAAACGAGCTCAATGCTAGGGCTCAAACGCTCATGGCGAATGTGAGTTCCCGCGACAATCAGATTCAGGAAATGGCGGGACATCTTAGTCGGTTACAAACAGAACACGAGGGTCTGATTGTTGGATCCGAAAGTGCGCGTAGGCTAGTAGATGAGCTGAAAACAAGAGTGGAGGAGTTGCAGAAAGAGGTGAAAAGGCAGAGTGTTGTGATCTCGGATGGGGCTGAGGAGAAAAGAGAGGTGATCCGGCAGCTTTGTTTCTCGCTGGAGCACAACAGGAGCGGATACCAAGAGCTCCGCCAAGCGTTTACCGGGCACAGGCAGCGCCTAGTATGTTTCTGA